One genomic segment of Stigmatopora argus isolate UIUO_Sarg chromosome 1, RoL_Sarg_1.0, whole genome shotgun sequence includes these proteins:
- the elapor1 gene encoding endosome/lysosome-associated apoptosis and autophagy regulator 1 isoform X4 gives MQTQLCQKCAAGTHSLGSGVAFDEWDQLPTGFATFGVNTNGWDVHTDCSNSTWAPMGDYIASNTDECTATLSYSVELKKPGSVSFEYFYSDSSIYFEFFVQNDQCQSTDSTSRWMKISENDWSQHEVQLNKGNNVLFWRTTAYSLQGQVDHAVLLRNIAISGVAYTSECFHCKPGTYSAKPGAARCAPCPADTYSNKGATVCQQCEPDKYAEVSSGSCKVRPPCTNSDYFYTHTPCDANGKTQLMYKWIEPKICSETAKGSVKLPASGEKQTCPPCNPGFYMSNTSSTCQPCADNFYSNGTVCQKCPVGTEAVVGLEYKWWNTMPSNMKTSVLRADLDDSVRHTAWEVAGEYVYTTPGDRDTDYLTLRLTVPGYRLLKSLAKEGQQGELSRISFVFETSCSADCTFIFMAGFHRWNHKVVELWKGTNRKQSYSYLIHNNATVSFSWTFQRTDNSTTERRYSADVAKIFSIRISNVLEGVASHCRQCAVTSRPGDDSTCVPCPPGHLLVSEKGGEGTKATCEPCPPNSIVAAEWPTGEPACVTCGPNMNNNQGYTECLSDCKAKVQTTRGTLLHYDFSLLSNVSTFQSGARFTSKGLRYFHHFSVALCGKEGQATATCLDNVTEHGQMVRGHVCQSLVVPSDIRSQNMVASQPFVIGDVLIGVNTDTVLANISSPPWLFPYTSDLPDVIFYYKSTETTQACKGGRSATVRLRCDPEMSATDRISLPSNCSEGTCDGCTFHFLWQSQHACPLCTHHNYRVIVSACEQGIQKTTYVWRQPRQCYGGEALPGQKVNACVTLDFWLKVGVSTGTVAAVLLVTLICYFWKKTRKLEYKYSKLMMSSGSKECELPTADSCAIMEGEDTEDDLLHLTHKNFFNKMKAYSHERTSDGFDSVPLKSSSCHLAMEQDDSDDA, from the exons ATGCAAACTCAGTTGTGCCAAAAGTGCGCAGCTGGGACTCACTCACTAGGTTCTGGTGTGGCCTTTGACGAGTGGGACCAACTGCCGACCGGTTTTGCCACATTTGGGGTCAACacaaatggatgggacgtccACACCGACTGCTCAAA CTCTACTTGGGCACCGATGGGCGATTACATCGCCTCTAACACAGATGAGTGCACGGCCACACTCTCGTATTCTGTGGAGTTGAAGAAACCAGGAAGCGTGTCCTTTGAGTATTTCTATTCCGACAGCAGCATCTACTTTGAGTTCTTT GTCCAAAATGACCAATGTCAGTCCACTGACTCCACTAGCCGTTGGATGAAGATCTCTGAGAACGACTGGAGCCAGCATGAG GTCCAGCTGAACAAAGGAAACAATGTTCTTTTCTGGAGAACCACCGCCTACTCATTGCAGGGCCAGGTTGACCATGCTGTATTGTTGCGAAACATCGCAATCTCGG GTGTGGCCTACACATCCGAGTGTTTCCACTGCAAGCCTGGAACTTACAGCGCCAAGCCGGGAGCTGCCCGATGTGCACCCTGCCCTGCTGATACCTACTCGAACAAAGGGGCTACCGTTTGCCAGCAGTGTGAACCTGATAAGTATGCAG AGGTTTCATCAGGAAGTTGCAAAGTGAGACCGCCATGTACAAACTCCGACTACTTCTACACACACACGCCTTGTGACGCAAACGGAAAG ACCCAGCTGATGTACAAATGGATTGAGCCGAAAATCTGCAGCGAGACCGCCAAGGGGTCTGTGAAGTTGCCTGCGTCAGGAGAAAAGCAAACGTGTCCGCCATGCAATCCAGGATTTTATATGAGCAACACCTCAAGCACCTGCCAACCCTGCGCTGACAATTTTTACTCAAATGGAACAG TGTGCCAAAAGTGCCCTGTAGGCACAGAAGCAGTGGTTGGTTTGGAGTACAAATGGTGGAACACAATGCCGAGCAACATGAAGACTTCCGTCCTACGGGCAGATTTGGATGACTCGGTGCGCCACACTG CCTGGGAAGTGGCTGGAGAGTATGTGTATACCACCCCCGGTGATCGAGACACTGACTACCTCACACTCAGATTAACCGTCCCAGGATACAG GCTGTTGAAGTCTCTGGCAAAAGAGGGCCAGCAGGGTGAACTGTCTCGCATCAGCTTCGTCTTTGAGACATCGTGTTCGGCAGACTGCACCTTTATTTTCATGGCG GGTTTCCATCGGTGGAACCACAAAGTGGTGGAACTATGGAAAGGGACCAACAGGAAACAGTCGTACTCGTACCTGATTCACAACAATGCTACCGTGAGCTTCAGCTGGACTTTCCAACGAACAGATAATTCCACAACG GAGAGGAGGTACAGCGCTGATGTGGCCAAGATCTTTTCCATCCGGATTTCCAATGTGCTCGAAGGTGTGGCCTCTCACTGTCGACAGTGTGCCGTAACGTCTCGCCCTGGCGACGACTCCACCTGCGTACCTTGCCCGCCGGGCCACCTCTTGGTCAGCGAAAAGGGTGGCGAGGGAACCAAGGCAACGTGCGAGCCATGTCCGCCAAACTCCATCGTCGCGGCCGAGTGGCCTACGGGAGAACCGGCTTGTGTAACGTGTGGCCCGAACATGAACAACAATCAG GGCTACACAGAATGTCTCAGTGATTGTAAGGCCAAAGTGCAGACAACGAGGGGCACGCTGCTGCACTACGACTTCTCTCTGCTGTCTAATGTCAGTACTTTCCAAAGCGGCGCACGCTTCACCAGCAAAGGCCTGCGATACTTCCATCACTTCAGTGTGGCTCTTTGCGGCAAAGAG GGCCAAGCGACGGCGACCTGCTTGGACAATGTGACGGAGCACGGCCAAATGGTCCGAGGACACGTGTGCCAGTCCCTCGTGGTTCCCTCGGATATTAGGAGTCAGAACATGGTGGCGTCGCAGCCGTTCGTCATTGGCGATGTCCTCATTG GTGTAAATACTGATACAGTTCTGGCTAACATCTCCTCCCCACCGTGGCTCTTTCCTTACACGTCTGATCTACCAGATGTCATATTCTATTACAA ATCCACTGAGACAACACAGGCTTGTAAAGGAGGCCGCTCAGCCACCGTCAGACTGAGATGTGATCCAGAAATGAGTGCCACAGACCGCATCTCGCTGCCCAG TAACTGTTCAGAGGGGACTTGTGACGGCTGCACTTTCCATTTCCTGTGGCAGAGTCAGCATGCGTGTCCACTGTGCACCCATCACAATTACAGAGTGATTGTCAGCGCTTGTGAGCAAGGAATACAG AAAACAACGTATGTCTGGAGGCAGCCTAGGCAGTGCTACGGAGGAGAGGCCCTCCCAGGCCAAAAAGTTAACGCTTGCGTGACTCTGGATTTTTGGCTCAAGGTTGGAGTTTCCACGGGAACGGTCGCTGCCGTACTACTTGTTACTCTCATCTGTTACTTCTGGAAGAAGACACGCAA GTTGGAGTACAAGTACTCCAAGCTGATGATGAGCTCAGGGAGCAAAGAGTGTGAGCTGCCCACCGCAGACAGCTGTGCAATCATGGAAGGAGAGGATACCGAGGATGACTTGCTGCATCTCACGCACAAGAATTTCTTCAACAAAATGAAAGCGTACTCGCATGAG agAACATCTGATGGCTTTGATTCAGTGCCGCTCAAGTCATCTTCTTGTCACCTGGCAATGGAGCAGGATGATTCTGATGATGCGTGA
- the elapor1 gene encoding endosome/lysosome-associated apoptosis and autophagy regulator 1 isoform X2 has product MHLRHLLLCLLFANASADLPICKESDYHFEYTECDVLGSRWRVAIPNKAQTCTDLPDPVKGTQCTFSCNEGEFLDMQTQLCQKCAAGTHSLGSGVAFDEWDQLPTGFATFGVNTNGWDVHTDCSNSTWAPMGDYIASNTDECTATLSYSVELKKPGSVSFEYFYSDSSIYFEFFVQNDQCQSTDSTSRWMKISENDWSQHEVQLNKGNNVLFWRTTAYSLQGQVDHAVLLRNIAISGVAYTSECFHCKPGTYSAKPGAARCAPCPADTYSNKGATVCQQCEPDKYAEVSSGSCKVRPPCTNSDYFYTHTPCDANGKTQLMYKWIEPKICSETAKGSVKLPASGEKQTCPPCNPGFYMSNTSSTCQPCADNFYSNGTVCQKCPVGTEAVVGLEYKWWNTMPSNMKTSVLRADLDDSVRHTAWEVAGEYVYTTPGDRDTDYLTLRLTVPGYRLLKSLAKEGQQGELSRISFVFETSCSADCTFIFMAGFHRWNHKVVELWKGTNRKQSYSYLIHNNATVSFSWTFQRTDNSTTERRYSADVAKIFSIRISNVLEGVASHCRQCAVTSRPGDDSTCVPCPPGHLLVSEKGGEGTKATCEPCPPNSIVAAEWPTGEPACVTCGPNMNNNQGYTECLSDCKAKVQTTRGTLLHYDFSLLSNVSTFQSGARFTSKGLRYFHHFSVALCGKEGQATATCLDNVTEHGQMVRGHVCQSLVVPSDIRSQNMVASQPFVIGDVLIGVNTDTVLANISSPPWLFPYTSDLPDVIFYYKSTETTQACKGGRSATVRLRCDPEMSATDRISLPSNCSEGTCDGCTFHFLWQSQHACPLCTHHNYRVIVSACEQGIQVGVSTGTVAAVLLVTLICYFWKKTRKLEYKYSKLMMSSGSKECELPTADSCAIMEGEDTEDDLLHLTHKNFFNKMKAYSHERTSDGFDSVPLKSSSCHLAMEQDDSDDA; this is encoded by the exons TCAGATTATCACTTTGAGTACACCGAGTGTGACGTTCTAGGGTCACGCTGGAGGGTGGCCATTCCCAACAAGGCCCAAACCTGCACTGACCTCCCAGATCCAGTTAAAGGCACCCAGTGCA CTTTCTCCTGCAATGAAGGTGAGTTCCTGGATATGCAAACTCAGTTGTGCCAAAAGTGCGCAGCTGGGACTCACTCACTAGGTTCTGGTGTGGCCTTTGACGAGTGGGACCAACTGCCGACCGGTTTTGCCACATTTGGGGTCAACacaaatggatgggacgtccACACCGACTGCTCAAA CTCTACTTGGGCACCGATGGGCGATTACATCGCCTCTAACACAGATGAGTGCACGGCCACACTCTCGTATTCTGTGGAGTTGAAGAAACCAGGAAGCGTGTCCTTTGAGTATTTCTATTCCGACAGCAGCATCTACTTTGAGTTCTTT GTCCAAAATGACCAATGTCAGTCCACTGACTCCACTAGCCGTTGGATGAAGATCTCTGAGAACGACTGGAGCCAGCATGAG GTCCAGCTGAACAAAGGAAACAATGTTCTTTTCTGGAGAACCACCGCCTACTCATTGCAGGGCCAGGTTGACCATGCTGTATTGTTGCGAAACATCGCAATCTCGG GTGTGGCCTACACATCCGAGTGTTTCCACTGCAAGCCTGGAACTTACAGCGCCAAGCCGGGAGCTGCCCGATGTGCACCCTGCCCTGCTGATACCTACTCGAACAAAGGGGCTACCGTTTGCCAGCAGTGTGAACCTGATAAGTATGCAG AGGTTTCATCAGGAAGTTGCAAAGTGAGACCGCCATGTACAAACTCCGACTACTTCTACACACACACGCCTTGTGACGCAAACGGAAAG ACCCAGCTGATGTACAAATGGATTGAGCCGAAAATCTGCAGCGAGACCGCCAAGGGGTCTGTGAAGTTGCCTGCGTCAGGAGAAAAGCAAACGTGTCCGCCATGCAATCCAGGATTTTATATGAGCAACACCTCAAGCACCTGCCAACCCTGCGCTGACAATTTTTACTCAAATGGAACAG TGTGCCAAAAGTGCCCTGTAGGCACAGAAGCAGTGGTTGGTTTGGAGTACAAATGGTGGAACACAATGCCGAGCAACATGAAGACTTCCGTCCTACGGGCAGATTTGGATGACTCGGTGCGCCACACTG CCTGGGAAGTGGCTGGAGAGTATGTGTATACCACCCCCGGTGATCGAGACACTGACTACCTCACACTCAGATTAACCGTCCCAGGATACAG GCTGTTGAAGTCTCTGGCAAAAGAGGGCCAGCAGGGTGAACTGTCTCGCATCAGCTTCGTCTTTGAGACATCGTGTTCGGCAGACTGCACCTTTATTTTCATGGCG GGTTTCCATCGGTGGAACCACAAAGTGGTGGAACTATGGAAAGGGACCAACAGGAAACAGTCGTACTCGTACCTGATTCACAACAATGCTACCGTGAGCTTCAGCTGGACTTTCCAACGAACAGATAATTCCACAACG GAGAGGAGGTACAGCGCTGATGTGGCCAAGATCTTTTCCATCCGGATTTCCAATGTGCTCGAAGGTGTGGCCTCTCACTGTCGACAGTGTGCCGTAACGTCTCGCCCTGGCGACGACTCCACCTGCGTACCTTGCCCGCCGGGCCACCTCTTGGTCAGCGAAAAGGGTGGCGAGGGAACCAAGGCAACGTGCGAGCCATGTCCGCCAAACTCCATCGTCGCGGCCGAGTGGCCTACGGGAGAACCGGCTTGTGTAACGTGTGGCCCGAACATGAACAACAATCAG GGCTACACAGAATGTCTCAGTGATTGTAAGGCCAAAGTGCAGACAACGAGGGGCACGCTGCTGCACTACGACTTCTCTCTGCTGTCTAATGTCAGTACTTTCCAAAGCGGCGCACGCTTCACCAGCAAAGGCCTGCGATACTTCCATCACTTCAGTGTGGCTCTTTGCGGCAAAGAG GGCCAAGCGACGGCGACCTGCTTGGACAATGTGACGGAGCACGGCCAAATGGTCCGAGGACACGTGTGCCAGTCCCTCGTGGTTCCCTCGGATATTAGGAGTCAGAACATGGTGGCGTCGCAGCCGTTCGTCATTGGCGATGTCCTCATTG GTGTAAATACTGATACAGTTCTGGCTAACATCTCCTCCCCACCGTGGCTCTTTCCTTACACGTCTGATCTACCAGATGTCATATTCTATTACAA ATCCACTGAGACAACACAGGCTTGTAAAGGAGGCCGCTCAGCCACCGTCAGACTGAGATGTGATCCAGAAATGAGTGCCACAGACCGCATCTCGCTGCCCAG TAACTGTTCAGAGGGGACTTGTGACGGCTGCACTTTCCATTTCCTGTGGCAGAGTCAGCATGCGTGTCCACTGTGCACCCATCACAATTACAGAGTGATTGTCAGCGCTTGTGAGCAAGGAATACAG GTTGGAGTTTCCACGGGAACGGTCGCTGCCGTACTACTTGTTACTCTCATCTGTTACTTCTGGAAGAAGACACGCAA GTTGGAGTACAAGTACTCCAAGCTGATGATGAGCTCAGGGAGCAAAGAGTGTGAGCTGCCCACCGCAGACAGCTGTGCAATCATGGAAGGAGAGGATACCGAGGATGACTTGCTGCATCTCACGCACAAGAATTTCTTCAACAAAATGAAAGCGTACTCGCATGAG agAACATCTGATGGCTTTGATTCAGTGCCGCTCAAGTCATCTTCTTGTCACCTGGCAATGGAGCAGGATGATTCTGATGATGCGTGA
- the elapor1 gene encoding endosome/lysosome-associated apoptosis and autophagy regulator 1 isoform X1 codes for MHLRHLLLCLLFANASADLPICKESDYHFEYTECDVLGSRWRVAIPNKAQTCTDLPDPVKGTQCTFSCNEGEFLDMQTQLCQKCAAGTHSLGSGVAFDEWDQLPTGFATFGVNTNGWDVHTDCSNSTWAPMGDYIASNTDECTATLSYSVELKKPGSVSFEYFYSDSSIYFEFFVQNDQCQSTDSTSRWMKISENDWSQHEVQLNKGNNVLFWRTTAYSLQGQVDHAVLLRNIAISGVAYTSECFHCKPGTYSAKPGAARCAPCPADTYSNKGATVCQQCEPDKYAEVSSGSCKVRPPCTNSDYFYTHTPCDANGKTQLMYKWIEPKICSETAKGSVKLPASGEKQTCPPCNPGFYMSNTSSTCQPCADNFYSNGTVCQKCPVGTEAVVGLEYKWWNTMPSNMKTSVLRADLDDSVRHTAWEVAGEYVYTTPGDRDTDYLTLRLTVPGYRLLKSLAKEGQQGELSRISFVFETSCSADCTFIFMAGFHRWNHKVVELWKGTNRKQSYSYLIHNNATVSFSWTFQRTDNSTTERRYSADVAKIFSIRISNVLEGVASHCRQCAVTSRPGDDSTCVPCPPGHLLVSEKGGEGTKATCEPCPPNSIVAAEWPTGEPACVTCGPNMNNNQGYTECLSDCKAKVQTTRGTLLHYDFSLLSNVSTFQSGARFTSKGLRYFHHFSVALCGKEGQATATCLDNVTEHGQMVRGHVCQSLVVPSDIRSQNMVASQPFVIGDVLIGVNTDTVLANISSPPWLFPYTSDLPDVIFYYKSTETTQACKGGRSATVRLRCDPEMSATDRISLPSNCSEGTCDGCTFHFLWQSQHACPLCTHHNYRVIVSACEQGIQKTTYVWRQPRQCYGGEALPGQKVNACVTLDFWLKVGVSTGTVAAVLLVTLICYFWKKTRKLEYKYSKLMMSSGSKECELPTADSCAIMEGEDTEDDLLHLTHKNFFNKMKAYSHERTSDGFDSVPLKSSSCHLAMEQDDSDDA; via the exons TCAGATTATCACTTTGAGTACACCGAGTGTGACGTTCTAGGGTCACGCTGGAGGGTGGCCATTCCCAACAAGGCCCAAACCTGCACTGACCTCCCAGATCCAGTTAAAGGCACCCAGTGCA CTTTCTCCTGCAATGAAGGTGAGTTCCTGGATATGCAAACTCAGTTGTGCCAAAAGTGCGCAGCTGGGACTCACTCACTAGGTTCTGGTGTGGCCTTTGACGAGTGGGACCAACTGCCGACCGGTTTTGCCACATTTGGGGTCAACacaaatggatgggacgtccACACCGACTGCTCAAA CTCTACTTGGGCACCGATGGGCGATTACATCGCCTCTAACACAGATGAGTGCACGGCCACACTCTCGTATTCTGTGGAGTTGAAGAAACCAGGAAGCGTGTCCTTTGAGTATTTCTATTCCGACAGCAGCATCTACTTTGAGTTCTTT GTCCAAAATGACCAATGTCAGTCCACTGACTCCACTAGCCGTTGGATGAAGATCTCTGAGAACGACTGGAGCCAGCATGAG GTCCAGCTGAACAAAGGAAACAATGTTCTTTTCTGGAGAACCACCGCCTACTCATTGCAGGGCCAGGTTGACCATGCTGTATTGTTGCGAAACATCGCAATCTCGG GTGTGGCCTACACATCCGAGTGTTTCCACTGCAAGCCTGGAACTTACAGCGCCAAGCCGGGAGCTGCCCGATGTGCACCCTGCCCTGCTGATACCTACTCGAACAAAGGGGCTACCGTTTGCCAGCAGTGTGAACCTGATAAGTATGCAG AGGTTTCATCAGGAAGTTGCAAAGTGAGACCGCCATGTACAAACTCCGACTACTTCTACACACACACGCCTTGTGACGCAAACGGAAAG ACCCAGCTGATGTACAAATGGATTGAGCCGAAAATCTGCAGCGAGACCGCCAAGGGGTCTGTGAAGTTGCCTGCGTCAGGAGAAAAGCAAACGTGTCCGCCATGCAATCCAGGATTTTATATGAGCAACACCTCAAGCACCTGCCAACCCTGCGCTGACAATTTTTACTCAAATGGAACAG TGTGCCAAAAGTGCCCTGTAGGCACAGAAGCAGTGGTTGGTTTGGAGTACAAATGGTGGAACACAATGCCGAGCAACATGAAGACTTCCGTCCTACGGGCAGATTTGGATGACTCGGTGCGCCACACTG CCTGGGAAGTGGCTGGAGAGTATGTGTATACCACCCCCGGTGATCGAGACACTGACTACCTCACACTCAGATTAACCGTCCCAGGATACAG GCTGTTGAAGTCTCTGGCAAAAGAGGGCCAGCAGGGTGAACTGTCTCGCATCAGCTTCGTCTTTGAGACATCGTGTTCGGCAGACTGCACCTTTATTTTCATGGCG GGTTTCCATCGGTGGAACCACAAAGTGGTGGAACTATGGAAAGGGACCAACAGGAAACAGTCGTACTCGTACCTGATTCACAACAATGCTACCGTGAGCTTCAGCTGGACTTTCCAACGAACAGATAATTCCACAACG GAGAGGAGGTACAGCGCTGATGTGGCCAAGATCTTTTCCATCCGGATTTCCAATGTGCTCGAAGGTGTGGCCTCTCACTGTCGACAGTGTGCCGTAACGTCTCGCCCTGGCGACGACTCCACCTGCGTACCTTGCCCGCCGGGCCACCTCTTGGTCAGCGAAAAGGGTGGCGAGGGAACCAAGGCAACGTGCGAGCCATGTCCGCCAAACTCCATCGTCGCGGCCGAGTGGCCTACGGGAGAACCGGCTTGTGTAACGTGTGGCCCGAACATGAACAACAATCAG GGCTACACAGAATGTCTCAGTGATTGTAAGGCCAAAGTGCAGACAACGAGGGGCACGCTGCTGCACTACGACTTCTCTCTGCTGTCTAATGTCAGTACTTTCCAAAGCGGCGCACGCTTCACCAGCAAAGGCCTGCGATACTTCCATCACTTCAGTGTGGCTCTTTGCGGCAAAGAG GGCCAAGCGACGGCGACCTGCTTGGACAATGTGACGGAGCACGGCCAAATGGTCCGAGGACACGTGTGCCAGTCCCTCGTGGTTCCCTCGGATATTAGGAGTCAGAACATGGTGGCGTCGCAGCCGTTCGTCATTGGCGATGTCCTCATTG GTGTAAATACTGATACAGTTCTGGCTAACATCTCCTCCCCACCGTGGCTCTTTCCTTACACGTCTGATCTACCAGATGTCATATTCTATTACAA ATCCACTGAGACAACACAGGCTTGTAAAGGAGGCCGCTCAGCCACCGTCAGACTGAGATGTGATCCAGAAATGAGTGCCACAGACCGCATCTCGCTGCCCAG TAACTGTTCAGAGGGGACTTGTGACGGCTGCACTTTCCATTTCCTGTGGCAGAGTCAGCATGCGTGTCCACTGTGCACCCATCACAATTACAGAGTGATTGTCAGCGCTTGTGAGCAAGGAATACAG AAAACAACGTATGTCTGGAGGCAGCCTAGGCAGTGCTACGGAGGAGAGGCCCTCCCAGGCCAAAAAGTTAACGCTTGCGTGACTCTGGATTTTTGGCTCAAGGTTGGAGTTTCCACGGGAACGGTCGCTGCCGTACTACTTGTTACTCTCATCTGTTACTTCTGGAAGAAGACACGCAA GTTGGAGTACAAGTACTCCAAGCTGATGATGAGCTCAGGGAGCAAAGAGTGTGAGCTGCCCACCGCAGACAGCTGTGCAATCATGGAAGGAGAGGATACCGAGGATGACTTGCTGCATCTCACGCACAAGAATTTCTTCAACAAAATGAAAGCGTACTCGCATGAG agAACATCTGATGGCTTTGATTCAGTGCCGCTCAAGTCATCTTCTTGTCACCTGGCAATGGAGCAGGATGATTCTGATGATGCGTGA